GGCTATGTGAAACATGTGAACTGGGACAAATTATAGATAATGATATTGATAATGATGGAGTCTGCAATGATAATGAAATTCCTGGATGTACTGATTCCAATGCTTGTAATTACAACTCATTAGCAACAGATGAAAATGATTCATGCCTTTATGTAGATGGGATTTGTGAAACATGTGAAGTAGGACAAATTATTGATAACGATATTGATAATGACGGTATTTGCAATGATGATGAAATTCCTGGATGTACTGATCCAAATGCTTGTAATTATGATCCTGACTTGGGATGCACCGATGATGATGGATCATGTTTTTATAGTGAAATAACTGCGAGCGTAGTTATTGTAGATGCAAGTTGCGAGGCAGCTTGTGATGGTGCAATTCAATTAACTATTGATAATGGACAACCCCCTTATATAGTTGAATATAATTCGGGTAATTTTTCAAATACTACAGGTGGAAATCTAGTCAATGCATGTGTCGGCAGCTATATAATCAATATAACTGACTCATATAATTGTGAGTACCTATTTACTGCAAGCGTCTCATTTAACCAAGACAATCCGGATACAGACGGCGATGGTATTTGTGATTCAGATGAAGTTAACGGATGTACTGATAATACTGCTTGTAATTATAATTCAGATGCTACTGAAGAGGATTTTTCATGTTATTATTGTATTGGAATGGGTGATTATGATGGAGATGGATTTGATGATTGTGGGTTATTAAATGACCAGGCGATAGATAACAATAATCCTCCTATATTTGATTGTAACGGGTGTATTAATGACACTGATTTTGATGGAGTGTGTGATGAATTAGAAGTCATTGGCTGTACCGATGACGGACAGCAAGTTTGGTCTGTTTCACCTGGTTATGCTGCATGCACATATGATGCATCTGCTACTGAGCCATGTGAAGATATTGACGAGGACGGTATTCAAGATTGCTGTGAATATCCCTCAGAATTCTATCTAACATGTGATGGTGAATGTACTGATACTGATATTAATAATAACTTCATAATAGATTTAGACGAAAATGGAAACGGAGACATAGACAATGACGGTGTTTGTAATATATTAGAAATAGAAGGTTGCCAAGAACCTGATGCATGTAATTATGATGCGTCAGCCACTGATTCAGGTATATGTATTTACCCAGAAGAATTTTATAATTGTGATGGCTGTATAGTAGATACTGACACAGATGGGGTTTGTGATGAATTAGAAATAGAAGGTTGCCAGGATGGTCTAGCTTGTAATTTTGATCCAGAAGCTACAGATTCAGCCGAATGCTATTATTTAGAACTATCAACCTTTGTTGATGAAAACATTCTGAATGTTACTTGCCCAGGTGCATCAGATGGTTCATTTACCATTTATACTACTGGCGGTAATGGGCCATATTCTATCTACATAGAAGATTTTAATGGAGATGAATATACCAGTGAATCTGTTGATGGTTTATTTATTGTTTCAGGTGCAAGTGGTGGCTCATATGACGTCTATATTTCTGATGTTAATGGCTGTGAAACTCTCGAATCTGTTGATGTTGAGGAAGAAAATGCATTTGAAATACAAATTAATTATTTAAATTTTATTTCTTGTGATGGTGGAGATGATGGAGCATTAACAAGTACTATTAGTGGCGGAACACCTCCCTATGTATTTTCTTGGCTTAACCCTCAAGGAAATATTATTTCTATAGATCAAGATGCCTATAATTTATCTGCCGGAGCATATGCTGTGCAAGTCACTGATGCTGAAGGTTGCTTGAATCAGACAACCTTTGTACTAGGTGAACCAAATGTGCTTGAAATCGAAGAATTAATTATTAATGATGTGTCTTGTTATAATGGGAACGATGGAAATGTTGATGTATTAATAAGTGGTGGAACACCTCCGTTTACTTATTCATTTACTTCATTAAATGGCTCTACAGTTAATCCAAATTCTTTATCATCTGGTGAATTTATCATCTCTATATCTGATGATAATGGATGTGAGTTAACAGATATTTTTACTATTGATGAACCTAACCCGCAGAATATTAATTTAAGCTCATTAAATACTGAAATATGTGAAGGTGAAATAACAACAATCAATTCTTCTGGATCATTTACAAACTACATATGGACAGAAGCAATTAATGGAGTTATTTTTGGCAATAATACTAGTTCACTAAATGTTAATACAACTGGTATCTATTCTGTGACGGGCATCAGTTCTGTGGGTTGCGAGGTAAGTTCACCAACTATCGAAATAACTGTATATGATAACCCTGTTTTTAATATTAATGGACTTACTGATGTTCTTACTGGCAACACGCAAACCTATTATACACAGAATAATTCTAATACATATCAATGGAGTATTGAGCCAGAAGAAATGGGTGACATAGTTAGTAGTGACAATGGAAGTGATGTACAAATAATTTGGAACCTAGAAGGACAGGCGGAATTATTTTTAGCTCAAACTAATGATAATGGCTGTACAACTACTGAAACAATCTCAATTGATATTACATTGTCTGTAGGAATTGATGAAATTGAAAATGAATTAGATTTTGTTGTTTTCCCAAACCCATTTAGTGATTATACTAATATACATATTAGCAATTTATATGGGGATAAATACAATGTATATCTATATGATAGCAAAGGTAAATTAGTAACATCATTAATTAACCAAAGCGAACAAAAAATTAAATTAAAAAATAATTTTAGTAGTGGCTTATATAATATGAAAATTATAAGTAATAATCTAACTAAACAAAAAGTTATAATTGTTCAATAAGCTAGCACTTGAATAATGAAGCACTTTATTAATTTAGCAGCTATTCTATTATTTATTGGATGTTATAATAATGATACAGGTGCGGTTGTTTGTGGACATCCTGAAGCAACAAAAATTGGAATAAATATTTTAGAAATAGGAGGTAATGCAATAGATGCTGCTATTGGAGTACAACTAGCATTAGCTGTATGTTTACCTAGCGCTGGGAATATCGGAGGGGGAGGCTTTATGGTTTATAGAGAAGAAAATGGCAATCATTATTGCTTAGACTTTCGAGAATCAGCCCCACAAGGAGCCAAGAAAAACATGTATTTAGATGATAATCAAATGATAATTGATTCACTAAGTACCTATGGCGCACTATCAATCGGAGTTCCTGGGACTATTGATGGGATTTTTCAAGCTCATCGAAAATTTGGCTCCATTGATATAGACACACTATTTAATTATGCT
This genomic interval from Flavobacteriales bacterium TMED191 contains the following:
- a CDS encoding T9SS C-terminal target domain-containing protein; its protein translation is IIVDNDTDNDGVCDDDEIAGCTETNACNYNTLATDEDESCIYVDETCETCEEGIIVDNDTDNDGVCDDDEIAGCTETNACNYNALATDEDESCIYANETCETCEEGLIVDNDIDDDGVCNDDEIPGCDDISACNFDTLATDDDGSCIYIDGLCETCELGQIIDNDIDNDGVCNDNEIPGCTDSNACNYNSLATDENDSCLYVDGICETCEVGQIIDNDIDNDGICNDDEIPGCTDPNACNYDPDLGCTDDDGSCFYSEITASVVIVDASCEAACDGAIQLTIDNGQPPYIVEYNSGNFSNTTGGNLVNACVGSYIINITDSYNCEYLFTASVSFNQDNPDTDGDGICDSDEVNGCTDNTACNYNSDATEEDFSCYYCIGMGDYDGDGFDDCGLLNDQAIDNNNPPIFDCNGCINDTDFDGVCDELEVIGCTDDGQQVWSVSPGYAACTYDASATEPCEDIDEDGIQDCCEYPSEFYLTCDGECTDTDINNNFIIDLDENGNGDIDNDGVCNILEIEGCQEPDACNYDASATDSGICIYPEEFYNCDGCIVDTDTDGVCDELEIEGCQDGLACNFDPEATDSAECYYLELSTFVDENILNVTCPGASDGSFTIYTTGGNGPYSIYIEDFNGDEYTSESVDGLFIVSGASGGSYDVYISDVNGCETLESVDVEEENAFEIQINYLNFISCDGGDDGALTSTISGGTPPYVFSWLNPQGNIISIDQDAYNLSAGAYAVQVTDAEGCLNQTTFVLGEPNVLEIEELIINDVSCYNGNDGNVDVLISGGTPPFTYSFTSLNGSTVNPNSLSSGEFIISISDDNGCELTDIFTIDEPNPQNINLSSLNTEICEGEITTINSSGSFTNYIWTEAINGVIFGNNTSSLNVNTTGIYSVTGISSVGCEVSSPTIEITVYDNPVFNINGLTDVLTGNTQTYYTQNNSNTYQWSIEPEEMGDIVSSDNGSDVQIIWNLEGQAELFLAQTNDNGCTTTETISIDITLSVGIDEIENELDFVVFPNPFSDYTNIHISNLYGDKYNVYLYDSKGKLVTSLINQSEQKIKLKNNFSSGLYNMKIISNNLTKQKVIIVQ